One stretch of Frankiales bacterium DNA includes these proteins:
- a CDS encoding MFS transporter, producing MTPLRVSADYRRIVLGLGVSNVGQQMTAVAVGIQVYAITQSSFAVGLVGLFQLVPLIGFGLYGGALSDTHDRRRLGLVAALGLMACSTVLAVQALLGSTSVALLYGVVAVQSGFFAVGNPARQAIIPRLVGPELLPAANALGMLAWAAGFSVGPLLGGLVIAASGGVTAAYVCDVVAFTAVVYAMWRLRPVPPQGDSAVKRGWAGVRDGLTFLRGKKNLQMSFYVDIAAMVFGMPRALFPAIAASMFPTDPRMAATAVGLLSAAPAVGAVLSGVLSGPLGHVRRQGLAIIASIMAWGLSIAAFGLAGSLWLACLLLAVAGAADNVSAVFRSTILQAATPDEYRGRLQGVFTVVVAGGPRLGDVESGTVAALFGETVSVVSGGLACVAVTLALVAAVPQFLRYDARHPVP from the coding sequence CTGACCCCGCTGCGGGTCTCGGCGGACTACCGGCGCATCGTGCTCGGCCTCGGCGTCAGCAACGTCGGCCAGCAGATGACGGCGGTCGCGGTCGGCATCCAGGTGTACGCGATCACCCAGTCGTCGTTCGCCGTGGGCCTCGTGGGGCTGTTCCAGCTCGTCCCCCTCATCGGGTTCGGGCTCTACGGCGGCGCCCTGTCCGACACGCACGACCGGCGCCGGCTCGGCCTCGTCGCGGCGCTCGGCCTGATGGCCTGCTCGACCGTGCTCGCCGTGCAGGCGCTGCTCGGCTCGACGTCGGTCGCCCTGCTCTACGGCGTCGTCGCGGTGCAGTCGGGCTTCTTCGCCGTCGGCAACCCGGCACGGCAGGCGATCATCCCGCGCCTGGTCGGGCCTGAGCTGCTGCCCGCCGCGAACGCCCTCGGCATGCTGGCCTGGGCGGCCGGCTTCAGCGTGGGCCCGCTGCTCGGCGGGCTCGTGATCGCGGCCAGCGGCGGGGTGACGGCGGCGTACGTCTGCGACGTCGTGGCGTTCACGGCGGTCGTCTACGCCATGTGGCGGCTGCGGCCGGTGCCGCCGCAGGGCGACAGCGCCGTCAAGCGCGGGTGGGCCGGCGTGCGCGACGGCCTCACCTTCCTGCGCGGCAAGAAGAACCTGCAGATGTCGTTCTACGTCGACATCGCGGCGATGGTGTTCGGCATGCCGCGGGCGCTGTTCCCGGCGATCGCCGCCTCGATGTTCCCCACCGACCCGCGCATGGCGGCCACGGCGGTGGGGCTGCTCTCGGCCGCCCCGGCCGTGGGCGCCGTGCTCTCGGGTGTGCTGTCCGGTCCGCTCGGCCACGTCCGCCGCCAGGGGCTGGCGATCATCGCCTCGATCATGGCGTGGGGCCTCTCGATCGCCGCCTTCGGTCTCGCAGGCTCGCTCTGGCTCGCGTGCCTGCTGCTCGCGGTGGCGGGGGCCGCCGACAACGTCTCGGCCGTCTTCCGCTCGACCATCCTGCAGGCCGCGACCCCCGACGAGTACCGCGGCCGGCTCCAGGGCGTCTTCACCGTGGTCGTGGCCGGCGGGCCGCGGCTCGGCGACGTCGAGTCCGGCACGGTGGCGGCGCTGTTCGGCGAGACGGTGTCGGTGGTGAGCGGCGGACTGGCCTGCGTCGCGGTGACGCTGGCGCTCGTGGCCGCGGTGCCCCAGTTCCTGCGCTACGACGCGCGCCACCCCGTGCCCTGA
- a CDS encoding AAA family ATPase yields the protein MIAQKGGVGKTTTLLGLAGAAWERGLSVLVVDLDPQANATAALDPDSRAYTTNDVLADARPGVAADAVVHSGWGLGVDLIPAERALEHRAVPEGRDSALRLRISLEGVVEHYDLVLVDCPPSLGELTRNALAAVRLALVVTEPSFFALPGAAAALEAVEVVRGSSNLVLRPAGVLVNRARPQTSEHAYRLAELAEAYPTLLLPYAVPERTAVQQAQGACVPVQAWRSEGAHEASDVYDAVLDILLARGTEPVSDLGVSSTTSFSTGA from the coding sequence GTGATCGCGCAGAAGGGCGGCGTCGGCAAGACCACCACGCTGCTCGGCCTGGCCGGTGCCGCCTGGGAGCGCGGGCTGTCCGTGCTCGTCGTCGACCTCGACCCGCAGGCCAACGCCACCGCGGCGCTCGACCCCGACAGCCGGGCCTACACCACCAACGACGTGCTCGCCGACGCCCGGCCCGGCGTCGCCGCCGACGCGGTCGTGCACTCCGGCTGGGGGCTCGGCGTCGACCTCATCCCGGCCGAGCGCGCCCTCGAGCACCGCGCCGTCCCCGAGGGCCGCGACTCCGCCCTGCGCCTGCGCATCTCGCTCGAAGGCGTCGTGGAGCACTACGACCTCGTGCTCGTCGACTGCCCGCCGAGCCTGGGCGAGCTCACCCGCAACGCGCTCGCGGCGGTGCGCCTCGCCCTCGTGGTCACCGAGCCCTCGTTCTTCGCCCTGCCCGGCGCCGCCGCGGCGCTGGAGGCGGTCGAGGTGGTGCGCGGCTCGAGCAACCTCGTGCTGCGCCCGGCCGGCGTGCTGGTCAACCGGGCCCGACCGCAGACCTCCGAGCACGCCTACCGGCTCGCCGAGCTGGCCGAGGCCTACCCCACGCTGCTGCTCCCCTACGCCGTGCCCGAGCGCACCGCGGTGCAGCAGGCGCAGGGCGCCTGCGTGCCCGTGCAGGCCTGGCGGTCCGAGGGCGCCCACGAGGCCTCCGACGTCTACGACGCCGTCCTCGACATCCTGCTCGCCCGGGGCACGGAGCCCGTCTCCGACCTCGGGGTCTCGTCCACCACCAGCTTCTCCACGGGGGCCTGA
- a CDS encoding deoxyribodipyrimidine photo-lyase: MPSVLWFRRDLRRHDNPALLAALDAARGDGDSRVLALFVLDDRLWGPAGAPRRTWLARSLAALDASLDGALLVRRGNPVTVVPEVAAALGARTVHAAADFGPYGAARDDAVARALGDAGRELVRTGSPYAVAPGRVRKPDGTPYRVYTPFFRAWSAHGWRAPAPDPDAPPRWVRPGSGALAPDPLPEAGTDVDLPEVGEAAALRRWEEFRDGALAGYDSRRDLPGAPGTSGLSAHLRWGEIHPRTLLAELDDSAAHTVFRKELAWREFYADVLHHEPRSARWWLDERFAAMEHDDGPDADARFEAWAHGRTGFPFVDAGMRQLLAEGWMHNRVRMVTASFLVKDLHLPWLRGARWFMRHLRDGDLASNQHGWQWVAGSGTDAAPYFRVFNPVTQGLRFDPDGDYVRRYVPELRGLDGPAAHEPWKHPLLAADYPPPLVDHGEEREESLRRYAALPPR, translated from the coding sequence GTGCCGAGCGTGCTGTGGTTCCGTCGCGACCTGCGCCGCCACGACAACCCCGCCCTCCTCGCCGCGCTCGACGCGGCGCGCGGCGACGGCGACAGCCGGGTGCTCGCCCTGTTCGTGCTCGACGACCGCCTCTGGGGCCCGGCCGGAGCGCCCCGCCGCACGTGGCTCGCGCGCTCGCTGGCCGCCCTCGACGCCTCGCTCGACGGTGCGCTCCTCGTGCGGCGCGGAAACCCGGTGACCGTGGTGCCGGAGGTGGCCGCGGCGCTGGGGGCGCGCACGGTGCACGCCGCCGCCGACTTCGGGCCGTACGGCGCGGCCCGCGACGACGCCGTGGCGCGCGCCCTCGGCGACGCCGGGCGCGAGCTGGTGCGCACGGGCTCGCCGTACGCGGTCGCACCGGGCCGGGTCCGCAAGCCCGACGGCACGCCCTACCGCGTCTACACCCCGTTCTTCCGGGCCTGGAGCGCGCACGGCTGGCGCGCCCCCGCGCCGGACCCCGACGCGCCGCCGCGCTGGGTGCGGCCCGGCAGCGGCGCCCTGGCGCCGGACCCCCTCCCCGAGGCCGGCACCGACGTCGACCTGCCCGAGGTGGGCGAGGCGGCCGCGCTGCGGCGCTGGGAGGAGTTCCGCGACGGCGCCCTCGCCGGCTACGACAGCCGCCGCGACCTGCCGGGGGCGCCGGGCACCTCGGGACTGTCGGCCCACCTGCGCTGGGGCGAGATCCATCCGCGCACCCTGCTCGCCGAGCTCGACGACTCCGCCGCGCACACGGTGTTCCGCAAGGAGCTGGCCTGGCGGGAGTTCTACGCCGACGTGCTGCACCACGAGCCGCGCTCCGCGCGCTGGTGGCTCGACGAGCGCTTCGCCGCGATGGAGCACGACGACGGGCCCGACGCCGACGCCCGGTTCGAGGCGTGGGCGCACGGGCGCACCGGCTTCCCTTTCGTCGACGCCGGCATGCGCCAGTTGCTCGCGGAGGGCTGGATGCACAACCGGGTGCGCATGGTGACCGCGTCGTTCCTCGTCAAGGACCTCCACCTGCCGTGGCTGCGCGGAGCCCGGTGGTTCATGCGCCACCTGCGCGACGGCGACCTCGCGAGCAACCAGCACGGCTGGCAGTGGGTCGCGGGCAGCGGCACCGATGCCGCGCCGTACTTCCGCGTGTTCAACCCGGTCACCCAGGGCCTGCGGTTCGACCCCGACGGCGACTACGTGCGCCGCTACGTCCCGGAGCTGCGCGGCCTCGACGGGCCGGCCGCGCACGAGCCCTGGAAGCATCCCCTCCTCGCGGCCGACTACCCGCCGCCGCTCGTCGACCACGGCGAGGAGCGCGAGGAGTCGCTGCGCCGGTACGCCGCCCTGCCGCCCCGGTGA
- a CDS encoding dihydrofolate reductase, with amino-acid sequence MSDLIDTTEMYLRTIFELEEEGIVPLRARIAERLGQSGPTVSQTVARMERDGLVSVEGDRHLELSESGRTMATRVMRKHRLAECLLVDVIGLAWEDVHAEACRWEHVMSEGVERRILEILGHPTTSPYGNPIPGLDELDQQGAEADLSGLTTLDRVVREDSSRVTVVRIGEPIQTDAALMAAMRRAGAMPGSTVKVVSSPGGILVGSAGEYAELDTATASHVFVSRG; translated from the coding sequence GTGAGCGACCTCATCGACACCACGGAGATGTACCTCCGCACCATCTTCGAGCTCGAGGAGGAGGGCATCGTCCCCCTGCGCGCGCGGATCGCGGAGCGGCTCGGGCAGTCCGGCCCCACCGTCTCGCAGACCGTGGCGAGGATGGAGCGCGACGGCCTGGTGAGCGTGGAGGGCGACCGTCACCTCGAGCTCTCCGAGTCCGGCCGCACGATGGCCACGCGGGTGATGCGCAAGCACCGCCTCGCCGAGTGCCTGCTCGTCGACGTCATCGGGCTGGCGTGGGAGGACGTCCACGCGGAGGCCTGCCGCTGGGAGCACGTCATGAGCGAGGGGGTGGAGCGGCGGATCCTCGAGATCCTGGGCCACCCCACCACGTCGCCGTACGGCAACCCGATCCCCGGGCTCGACGAGCTCGACCAGCAGGGCGCGGAGGCGGACCTCAGCGGGCTCACCACGCTCGACCGGGTCGTGCGGGAGGACTCCTCGCGCGTGACGGTGGTGCGCATCGGCGAGCCGATCCAGACCGACGCGGCCCTCATGGCCGCCATGCGCCGGGCCGGCGCGATGCCGGGCTCGACGGTCAAGGTCGTCTCCTCGCCCGGCGGGATCCTCGTGGGCTCGGCCGGCGAGTACGCCGAGCTCGACACGGCCACGGCCTCGCACGTCTTCGTCAGCCGCGGGTAG
- a CDS encoding DUF1175 family protein yields MSSARARLVAPVAVALAVTLAPALASTASASAAPTGAVVVVASGSRPGAVTASTASRTSAATTAAVRLPNGVVIASRAVLRNAVSRGKLVVHEAAKYRGIPYRAGGTSPRTGFDCSGYTRYVFSRLGISIPRVSRSQYASMMHIRRSQAVPGDLVFFHDSSGRVYHAAIYAGNNTVWHSPHTGTRVQRSRIWTSAVYFARVRV; encoded by the coding sequence ATGTCGTCTGCTCGTGCGCGCCTGGTCGCGCCCGTCGCGGTGGCGCTCGCCGTCACCCTCGCCCCGGCCCTGGCGTCCACGGCGTCCGCGTCCGCGGCGCCCACCGGCGCCGTCGTGGTCGTCGCCTCGGGCAGCCGCCCCGGCGCCGTCACCGCGAGCACCGCGAGCCGCACGTCCGCCGCCACGACCGCCGCCGTGCGCCTGCCCAACGGCGTGGTGATCGCGTCGCGCGCGGTGCTGCGCAACGCGGTGTCGCGCGGCAAGCTCGTCGTCCACGAAGCGGCCAAGTACCGCGGGATCCCGTACCGCGCCGGCGGCACGTCCCCGCGCACGGGCTTCGACTGCTCCGGCTACACGCGCTACGTGTTCTCCCGGCTGGGGATCTCGATCCCGCGGGTGTCGCGGTCGCAGTACGCGTCGATGATGCACATCCGCCGCTCGCAGGCGGTGCCCGGCGACCTCGTGTTCTTCCACGACAGCAGCGGCCGCGTCTACCACGCGGCGATCTACGCCGGGAACAACACCGTCTGGCACTCGCCGCACACCGGCACCCGCGTGCAGCGGTCGCGCATCTGGACCTCGGCGGTGTACTTCGCCCGGGTGCGCGTCTGA